A segment of the Deinococcus roseus genome:
TGATCTGGTCCAGCAGTTGACCCGCCTGTCCCACAAAAGGCCGTCCTGAGATGTCCTCGTCCCTTCCTGGACCTTCCCCGATGAACATCACATCGCTGTGGGGGTTGCCTTCGCCATAAACCACCTTTGTGCGGGTTTCGCAGAGCCTGCAGGATTTGCAGACTTCTGCAGCCTGCTGGTGTCGGAAGAGTTCTGCTGCACGGTCCATGATGGGGGACATTTTACGACAGGAGCTGCGCTCCGCAGAAGGCCAGCGGCTTTGCTGCCGAGGGCCGGCGGCCCAGCGCGAAACGTGCCGCCACGTGAGCGCGTAGTGGGGCCAAGACAGAGCCGAGAGCCGAGAGCCGAGAGCCGAGAGCCGAGAGCCGAGAGCCGAGAGAAGGATGTGCTTATGTTGAAACAATTTGTCAACAACTGTCTGCCTTTGCAAAAGCCATACAGTTGCCCTCGGCCCTGAGCCCTCGGCAGGCGAAGCCGTTGACCGAAACCCCACAAAAAAAGCAGGAGGGTTTCCTCTCCTGCACATGCACACAGCAAATGGGCTTCTTGTTTTATTTTCCAGTCAGAAAATCTTGCAGGGATTTGCGGTCCTTGCGGGCTTCACGACGGACTTTGGGGTCCAGCCCAATCATCAAAAAGAAGTTCTCCAGGGCGTTTTCTTTGCCTTTGATCTCGGGGAATTCCCCTTCTTTGGTGCCGGTCACAAAAGGAAGCTGACGGTAATAATCCAGTGCACGGTTGATCACATCTTCACTGGAACCAGCAGCAGCACAGTCACTCAGGGCACTGTAGATTTCTCGGCGGGACTCGGCATGAACCCGGAAGGCGTCTGGATTGGGGGTTTCCGGGGCGCGCAGCACGTCTTGTTTGGCGATGCGGCGGTAGTGCTTGAGGCCTCTGCTGATCTCTTCAGTGCTCATCAGTGTCTTCACTGGTTGCCTACCTTTCCGTCATGCCGCGAAAAAAACCCGCGTCACAAACACTGTGGGCGGGGATGGTCCTTGAAATGGTCATGACACTCCCATTATAAAAACAGCCTTTTGGGGGTGTCAACGAAGTCATTTAATGAAAAAACAATGAGATGGCCCTGAGAAATCCTGAACTCAGTCTACCTTCAGTTTCTCATCGTGACTTCAGTCTGCCGTTCTGAAAGCCTGAATTTGGCTCTCATAAAAGAGTAAATGGAGAAATTTATCACAGATGTTAGAATTCTAGGCAATGAGGAAAGTCCTGCTTTTCATCTTCCTTTGCTGTCTCAGTGTGGCACAGGCTGCCAGCTACACAGTGAAATCTGGAGATACCCTCAGCAGCATCTCCCGCAAAACCAAAGTCTCCATCGACACCCTGGTCAAGCTGAACAAACTGTCCAGCTCCACCCTTGCAATTGGTCAGAAGCTCCAGCTGGGTGGATCTTCCACCAGCAAAGCCCCCGCAGCCACCCCCGCCAAATCCCAGACTGCCCAGAGAAGCAGCCAGGTGCGGGTGATTGCAGCCAGCTGGCGTGGCGTTCCTTACGTCTACGGCGGCGTTTCCAGAAGAGGCATCGACTGCTCTGGTTTCACCATGACGGTGATGAAGCAGATGGGTGTGAACCTCCCCCACTCCAGCGCAGCCCAGTACAACTACGGCACCCCGGTGTCCAAAGCCAACCTGATGGAAGGCGATCTGGTGTTCTTCGCTGCAGGTGGCCGCGGCATTTCCCACGTGGGCATGTACCTCGGCAACGGGCAATTCATCCATGCCAGCACCCCCAGAACCGGCGTGATCGTCAGCAGCATCGGTGAGGCTTACTACCGCAGCACCTATGTGGGTGCCCGTCGGGTGCTTCGCCACTGATTTCCTGCACATCTGAAGTTTTTCCTCCTGTCAGCATCGCTTCAGGAGGAATTTCTGTTTTTTCAGCGCCTCATGCTCTGCGAATGTTTATGCAGTGAATTTGGTGTTTCAGGATACAGTTCACAAACCCTATTTTTCCAGTTGCTGGTGCAGCACAGCCAGAAACTGGGAAAGGGTCTTGCTTCTGTTGTCCCTGCGGTATGCAATGGCCATGCTGGACCAGGTGGGCTCCATGTCGATTTCACGGATGTGGGTTTCTGGAGGGGCCGTTTCTGCCACCCCTTCTGGCACCAGGGAGACCCCCATTCCAGCTGCCACCAGGGTCACCACGGCCTGCAGGTTCCCAGCTTCCTGGGCAATGTGGGGCACAAAACCCACCCGGGCGCATATCTCCCTCAAACCAGTCTGAAAATCCGGGGAGGCCTGAGGCTCTGTGGTGATGAAAGGTGCATCTCTCAGGTCCAGCAAATTGATTTTCTGTTGTGCAGCCAGAGGATGTTGCGGAGGCAGCAACGCCACAAAGCGGTCTCTGGCGACCTCCTCCAGCACCAGACCCTGACCGCTGAAAGGCAGACGCACAAAGCCCGCATCGATCTGGCCTTCCTGCAGGGCCGGAATCTGGTCCGAGGTTCGCATGAACGCCAGGTTGACATTGACCTCCGGGTGGGCATTTTTGAAGGCCACCAGCAGTGGGGTCAGGATGGCAGAAGCCACAGAAGCAATGAAGGCCAGTTCCAGCCTGCTGGCCTCACTGCGCCCCACCCTTCTGGCTGCACTGATGGCCCGGTCTGCGTGCTCCAGCGTGATGCGGGCCTCCTCCAGAAACACCTTGCCTGCTTCAGTCAGTTCGACTTTCTGGGTGGTCCGTTTCAACAGCTTGATCCCCAGTTCCTCTTCCAGATGCCGGATTTGCTGGCTGAGTGGGGGCTGCGTGATGAACAGGCGTTCTGCTGCGCGTCCAAAATGCTTTTCTTCTGCCACGGCCACAAAGTACCGCAGGTGCCGGAGTTCCATGACCTCAGCTTAAGTCGTTTTGAGAATCAAAGTCCACTCAAAAATGTATTGGCATTGCAGCTGGACTGAGGACTACACTGTTCTGTATCAGGAAATCCACCAGGATTTCCACATCCAGCAAATCCTTTTCCCCCAGATTCCAGGTGTGAACCACCCGGAGCGCCTTCTCTGTTTGAGGAGTTTTCCATGACCTTGCTGACCCGCCCCAGCACCTCCAACACCTCCCACACCGAAACCCGTCTGGCTTCCCGCTTCATCCTCGGTTTTCTGGGCACCTGTGTGTTCATGTGCGTGTACAGCACCCAGTCCATCCTGCCTGAACTGTCCAGGGAATTTCACGCCAGTGCCGTGGCCACTGGGGCCACCATCGGGGCAACAACCCTGGCCATGGCCCTGATGTCTCCCATCATGGGCCTGATTGCAGACGCCGTGGGACGCAAAAGGGTTCTGATTGCCACCCTGATTTTGCTGGCCATTCCCACCCTGATGGCGGGCTTTGCAGGCAGTTTGCAGGAACTGGTCTTCTGGCGCTTCCTGCAGGGCCTGATCATTCCTGGCATCACCGTGGTCAGCATGGCCTACGTCAGCGAGGAATTCCCAAAAGACCGCATCTCCCACATGCTGGCCGCCTATGTTTCAGGCTCTGTCCTGGGAGGCTTTCTGGGAAGGCTGGTTTCGGGCATCGTCACGGAACAGGCAAGCTGGCATGCTTCGTTCTGGGTGCTGGGAGGGCTGAATCTTGCTGGAGCCCTGCTGTGTTATTTCCTGCTGCCCCAGTCCAGAAAATTCATTCCTCAACGCAAACTGGGAGATGCCCTGAAATCCATCAAGGGCCACCTCAGCAACCCGAAACTGATCACAGCCAACACCGTGGGGTTCTTCACCCTGTTTTCTTTGACTGGACTTTTCACCTACGTGAATTACCACCTGTCTGCTGCCCCTTACCACCTGGGTCCCACCACCCTGGGCTTTCTGTTCACGGTGTACCTGATTGGCATGGTGATCACCCCCCTCTCTGGCAAATGGATCTCAAAGCTGGGCAACAGCAAAGCCCTCACCCTCGCCATGTGCGCTTCCAGCCTGGGCATGGTCCTGACCCTCACCCCCAGCCTTTACACCATCCTGCTGGGTCTGGTGCTGGCCTCCTCGGGGGTGTTCGTGGCCCAGGCTGCTGCCACCAGTTACGTGGCGGCCAACGCCACCTACGCCCGCTCACTGGCCTCAGGACTTTACAACCTCTGCTATTACGGAGGAGGGGCCTTCTCAACACTGCTGGTGGGTCACATGTTCACCCACTTCGGCTGGACCGGGGCCATCCTGACCCTGATGGGCTCGCAGGTGGTGGCTGCATCGGTGGCCAACTGGGGGTGGAAGAAATGAAAAAGAGCGCCAAAAGCGCTCTTTTTCATTTCTTTTGGGATCTTTACCCCACCCGCTTCAGTTTCCCGGTCCGTTTCGCCCAGGTTTCAGCCTTGCTGAACACGAACAGGCCCAGAGGAATGGTCACCACCCCGAACAACACCAGAATCCCGAGTTCAGGCAGCACGCCTCCCAGGTTGACCCCTTCCAGGATTTTGTCTCCGTTGTGGTCAATGCCCAGGATCTTTCTGCAGGCATTCAGGGCGTAGGTGGCAGGACTGAGGGCGGCCACAGGTTGCAGCCACGCAGGCAACACACTGATGGGGGCATAAACCCCCGAAATCAGCAAAAAGACGGCCTGTACGATGTTGGTGGCCTGTGCTCCGTTTTCGGTGCTCATCACAGGGAAGACCGCGCAGATCAGGCCCAGACCCATGAAGCCCATCGAGGCGACCAGCATCACCACCAGACACTGCAAGAGGCTCACAAAGCTGGCATCCACGCTGGTCAGCAGAATCAAAACCCCGAACACGATGATGCAGCGAATCAGGGCATACACCCCTGCAAACAGAGACACCCCAATCAGGTGGGTCAGGCGGTGCACCGGGGCCATGAAGGTGTATTCGATGGTGCCTTCCCAGCGCT
Coding sequences within it:
- a CDS encoding C40 family peptidase; amino-acid sequence: MRKVLLFIFLCCLSVAQAASYTVKSGDTLSSISRKTKVSIDTLVKLNKLSSSTLAIGQKLQLGGSSTSKAPAATPAKSQTAQRSSQVRVIAASWRGVPYVYGGVSRRGIDCSGFTMTVMKQMGVNLPHSSAAQYNYGTPVSKANLMEGDLVFFAAGGRGISHVGMYLGNGQFIHASTPRTGVIVSSIGEAYYRSTYVGARRVLRH
- a CDS encoding LysR substrate-binding domain-containing protein, with product MELRHLRYFVAVAEEKHFGRAAERLFITQPPLSQQIRHLEEELGIKLLKRTTQKVELTEAGKVFLEEARITLEHADRAISAARRVGRSEASRLELAFIASVASAILTPLLVAFKNAHPEVNVNLAFMRTSDQIPALQEGQIDAGFVRLPFSGQGLVLEEVARDRFVALLPPQHPLAAQQKINLLDLRDAPFITTEPQASPDFQTGLREICARVGFVPHIAQEAGNLQAVVTLVAAGMGVSLVPEGVAETAPPETHIREIDMEPTWSSMAIAYRRDNRSKTLSQFLAVLHQQLEK
- a CDS encoding MFS transporter, whose protein sequence is MTLLTRPSTSNTSHTETRLASRFILGFLGTCVFMCVYSTQSILPELSREFHASAVATGATIGATTLAMALMSPIMGLIADAVGRKRVLIATLILLAIPTLMAGFAGSLQELVFWRFLQGLIIPGITVVSMAYVSEEFPKDRISHMLAAYVSGSVLGGFLGRLVSGIVTEQASWHASFWVLGGLNLAGALLCYFLLPQSRKFIPQRKLGDALKSIKGHLSNPKLITANTVGFFTLFSLTGLFTYVNYHLSAAPYHLGPTTLGFLFTVYLIGMVITPLSGKWISKLGNSKALTLAMCASSLGMVLTLTPSLYTILLGLVLASSGVFVAQAAATSYVAANATYARSLASGLYNLCYYGGGAFSTLLVGHMFTHFGWTGAILTLMGSQVVAASVANWGWKK
- a CDS encoding ABC transporter permease, encoding MHNTLKPATGILKELRAAWAFVFRDWNLTRRYASWVLVFTVYDVVNAATIMMIGIAANNPRLTLTLILGAVMWSFLSRLFGEIAQSIAYERWEGTIEYTFMAPVHRLTHLIGVSLFAGVYALIRCIIVFGVLILLTSVDASFVSLLQCLVVMLVASMGFMGLGLICAVFPVMSTENGAQATNIVQAVFLLISGVYAPISVLPAWLQPVAALSPATYALNACRKILGIDHNGDKILEGVNLGGVLPELGILVLFGVVTIPLGLFVFSKAETWAKRTGKLKRVG